One stretch of Arachis duranensis cultivar V14167 chromosome 1, aradu.V14167.gnm2.J7QH, whole genome shotgun sequence DNA includes these proteins:
- the LOC107488427 gene encoding proline transporter 1 isoform X2, protein MEVEGAKSQSLSLEQDQEKGSQNVGDEHAPPTAHTIDHDSWQQVGLMLVTSFNCGWILTFSNLIMVPLGWTWGILCLVVVGFYTAYGNWLLAAFHFIDGKRFIRYRDLMGFTYGKKLYHVTWIFQFLTLLLGNMGFILLGGKALKEINSEFSDSPLRLQFYIVITGAAYFVFAFFVPTISAMRNWLGASAILTLSYIVLLLIVLVKDGKANSDKNYDISGSEVSKVFNAFGAISAIIVANTGGLLLEIQMFVAPIHETLDTKFLDIKKGMHSGENFKRLFLVRGVFFSGNTLVAAAFPFMGDFVNLLGSFSLVPLTFMFPSMVFIKVKGKIATRENKAWHWFNIIFSFLLTIATTISAVRLIVDNIQKYHFFADA, encoded by the exons ATGGAAGTAGAAGGTGCTAAATCACAGTCTTTGAGCCTTGAACAGGACCAAGAAAAGGGTAGCCAAAATGTTGGTGATGAACATGCCCCACCTACTGCTCATACCATCGACCATG ATTCTTGGCAACAAGTGGGGTTGATGTTAGTGACAAGCTTCAACTGTGGTTGGATACTGACATTTTCTAACTTAATTATGGTGCCACTGGGTTGGACTTGGGGCATTCTCTGTCTTGTTGTTGTGGGATTCTACACTGCTTATGGCAACTGGCTCTTGGCTGCATTTCACTTCATTGATGGCAAAAGATTCATCAGATACAGAGACCTCATGGGATTCACTTATG GGAAGAAGCTGTATCATGTCACATGGATTTTCCAGTTTTTAACTCTACTTCTTGGAAACATGGGTTTCATCCTACTCGGAGGCAAGGCACTTAAG GAAATAAATTCAGAATTTAGTGATTCACCGTTGAGGCTCCAATTTTACATAGTGATTACAGGAGCTGCCTACTTTGTGTTTGCATTTTTCGTCCCAACAATATCTGCAATGAGAAATTGGCTTGGAGCTTCTGCAATTCTCACCCTCTCCTATATAGTACTGCTTCTAATTGTTCTAGTCAAAGATG GAAAAGCAAATTCGGACAAAAACTATGATATAAGTGGAAGCGAGGTTAGCAAGGTTTTCAATGCGTTTGGAGCTATTTCTGCAATCATAGTCGCCAATACCGGTGGTCTACTTCTTGAGATACag ATGTTTGTAGCACCAATTCATGAGACATTGGACACAAAATTCTTGGACATTAAGAAGGGAATGCATTCAGGGGAGAACTTTAAGAGATTATTTCTGGTGCGAGGAGTGTTTTTCTCAGGGAACACTCTGGTGGCAGCTGCATTCCCCTTTATGGGTGACTTTGTCAATTTGCTTGGCTCATTCTCACTTGTGCCCCTCACCTTCATGTTCCCCAGCATGGTCTTCATTAAG GTTAAAGGAAAGATAGCAACAAGAGAGAATAAGGCATGGCATTGGTTCAacattatcttttcttttctgcttACCATTGCAACCACAATATCTGCGGTTCGATTGATTGTTGATAACATTCAGAAGTATCACTTCTTTGCAGATGCATGA
- the LOC107488677 gene encoding uncharacterized protein LOC107488677 — MSGYRGVATIVLEVVASSDLWICHAFFGVSGSNNDINVLDRSPVFDDILNDRTPEVNYTINGNNYTMGYYLADGIYSEWATFVKSISKPQGEKRKLFAQYQEGQRKDVERAFGVLQARFAIIRGPARFWEKKKLANIMRTCIILHNMIVEDERNTYAGNFAQGLEYDEVENGLSQPQLGEENFASYHQFLQRNVQL, encoded by the coding sequence ATGAGTGGTTATCGTGGGGTTGCAACCATAGTACTTGAGGTTGTAGCATCTTCAGACCTTTGGATATGTCATGCGTTTTTTGGAGTTTCTGGTTCAAATAACGATATCAACGTGTTAGATCGTTCTCCAGTGTTTGATGATATTCTAAACGATCGTACTCCAGAGGTAAATTATACTATTAATGGTAATAATTATACTATGGGATACTATTTAGCAGATGGTATTTATTCTGAATGGGCCACATTTGTCAAATCAATCTCAAAACCACAAGGGGAGAAACGCAAGTTATTTGCACAATACCAAGAAGGGCAAAGAAAAGATGTGGAGCGAGCATTCGGAGTGTTGCAAGCACGCTTTGCAATTATACGTGGTCCAGCTCGTTTTTgggaaaagaagaagcttgccaaCATAATGAGAACTTGTATTATATTGCATAATATGATTGTTGAGGATGAAAGAAACACTTATGCTGGAAATTTTGCTCAAGGCTTAGAGTATGATGAGGTCGAAAATGGCTTATCACAACCTCAGCTGGGAGAAGAAAATTTCGCATCATACCATCAATTTCTCCAAAGAAATGTCCAACTTTGA
- the LOC107488427 gene encoding proline transporter 2 isoform X1 yields MEVEGAKSQSLSLEQDQEKGSQNVGDEHAPPTAHTIDHDSWQQVGLMLVTSFNCGWILTFSNLIMVPLGWTWGILCLVVVGFYTAYGNWLLAAFHFIDGKRFIRYRDLMGFTYGKKLYHVTWIFQFLTLLLGNMGFILLGGKALKEINSEFSDSPLRLQFYIVITGAAYFVFAFFVPTISAMRNWLGASAILTLSYIVLLLIVLVKDGKANSDKNYDISGSEVSKVFNAFGAISAIIVANTGGLLLEIQSTLRKPAVKNMRKALYSQYTVGVMFYYGVTILGYWAYGSIVSSYLPENLSGPRWINVLVNAINFLQSIISQHMFVAPIHETLDTKFLDIKKGMHSGENFKRLFLVRGVFFSGNTLVAAAFPFMGDFVNLLGSFSLVPLTFMFPSMVFIKVKGKIATRENKAWHWFNIIFSFLLTIATTISAVRLIVDNIQKYHFFADA; encoded by the exons ATGGAAGTAGAAGGTGCTAAATCACAGTCTTTGAGCCTTGAACAGGACCAAGAAAAGGGTAGCCAAAATGTTGGTGATGAACATGCCCCACCTACTGCTCATACCATCGACCATG ATTCTTGGCAACAAGTGGGGTTGATGTTAGTGACAAGCTTCAACTGTGGTTGGATACTGACATTTTCTAACTTAATTATGGTGCCACTGGGTTGGACTTGGGGCATTCTCTGTCTTGTTGTTGTGGGATTCTACACTGCTTATGGCAACTGGCTCTTGGCTGCATTTCACTTCATTGATGGCAAAAGATTCATCAGATACAGAGACCTCATGGGATTCACTTATG GGAAGAAGCTGTATCATGTCACATGGATTTTCCAGTTTTTAACTCTACTTCTTGGAAACATGGGTTTCATCCTACTCGGAGGCAAGGCACTTAAG GAAATAAATTCAGAATTTAGTGATTCACCGTTGAGGCTCCAATTTTACATAGTGATTACAGGAGCTGCCTACTTTGTGTTTGCATTTTTCGTCCCAACAATATCTGCAATGAGAAATTGGCTTGGAGCTTCTGCAATTCTCACCCTCTCCTATATAGTACTGCTTCTAATTGTTCTAGTCAAAGATG GAAAAGCAAATTCGGACAAAAACTATGATATAAGTGGAAGCGAGGTTAGCAAGGTTTTCAATGCGTTTGGAGCTATTTCTGCAATCATAGTCGCCAATACCGGTGGTCTACTTCTTGAGATACag TCCACACTACGTAAGCCAGCGGTGAAGAACATGAGGAAGGCCTTGTATTCACAATACACGGTGGGAGTGATGTTTTACTATGGAGTCACCATTTTGGGATATTGGGCTTATGGATCAATTGTGTCCTCATATCTCCCTGAAAACTTGAGTGGGCCCAGATGGATCAACGTCCTTGTTAATGCTATTAATTTTCTTCAGTCCATTATCTCCCAACAT ATGTTTGTAGCACCAATTCATGAGACATTGGACACAAAATTCTTGGACATTAAGAAGGGAATGCATTCAGGGGAGAACTTTAAGAGATTATTTCTGGTGCGAGGAGTGTTTTTCTCAGGGAACACTCTGGTGGCAGCTGCATTCCCCTTTATGGGTGACTTTGTCAATTTGCTTGGCTCATTCTCACTTGTGCCCCTCACCTTCATGTTCCCCAGCATGGTCTTCATTAAG GTTAAAGGAAAGATAGCAACAAGAGAGAATAAGGCATGGCATTGGTTCAacattatcttttcttttctgcttACCATTGCAACCACAATATCTGCGGTTCGATTGATTGTTGATAACATTCAGAAGTATCACTTCTTTGCAGATGCATGA